Proteins encoded in a region of the Ignavibacteria bacterium genome:
- a CDS encoding acylphosphatase, translating to MTEKLFRAEILAEGMVQGVGFRYFVLRNAQKLGLKGYTKNLYTGDEVLTVVEGSKATIEELFKIIRTGPMHASVNRCTIAWEEYTGEFSSFEIRH from the coding sequence ATGACAGAAAAACTCTTCAGGGCGGAGATTCTGGCTGAAGGAATGGTCCAGGGTGTAGGCTTCAGGTATTTTGTGCTCAGGAACGCACAGAAGCTGGGGCTAAAAGGGTATACGAAAAACCTGTACACTGGAGACGAAGTCCTTACAGTTGTTGAAGGGAGCAAGGCCACTATTGAAGAGCTTTTTAAGATAATAAGGACGGGTCCCATGCACGCTTCTGTAAACAGGTGCACCATAGCATGGGAAGAGTACACGGGGGAATTTTCCTCCTTTGAAATAAGGCATTAG
- a CDS encoding DMT family transporter: protein MMNNSRSLIHKKYFGEGALLFNTIIWGGTFVIVKNSLNDISPMLFVGIRFLIASLVLLPFAIKELKKLDGKSARMGLVVGVFLFLGFSTQTAGLNYTTATKSGFITGSLVMFTPLLQLLIERRKPTLGAMFGSLLVLMGLVFLSVRDTSIWNLFYELGSNFNFGDVMTLLCAIFFAMQIVFLDRASRRINFKALTFLQLSATSMLALLLAFALSAMGVEPVRAEFTGSLIGGLAYTAFLATFITMTVQTRFQKEVSPTKAGIIYSFEPLFSAVFAFFALSERFTLFSFIGCALIFSGLLASELLEKRSSKSKAEEKAEDEEVSLEKNGF, encoded by the coding sequence ATGATGAATAATTCCAGATCGCTCATACATAAAAAATATTTCGGTGAAGGTGCCCTCCTTTTTAATACTATAATCTGGGGCGGCACATTTGTAATAGTAAAGAATTCACTGAATGATATTTCCCCGATGCTTTTTGTCGGGATCAGATTCCTTATTGCCTCACTAGTTCTCCTTCCTTTTGCCATAAAGGAATTAAAGAAGCTTGACGGAAAATCTGCACGTATGGGCCTTGTGGTGGGAGTATTCTTGTTCCTGGGTTTTTCCACACAGACAGCAGGCTTAAACTATACAACCGCGACCAAGTCGGGCTTCATTACAGGTTCACTTGTAATGTTCACCCCCCTTCTGCAGCTATTAATTGAAAGAAGGAAGCCTACATTAGGCGCTATGTTCGGAAGCCTCCTGGTTCTGATGGGACTGGTATTCCTCTCGGTAAGGGACACCTCAATATGGAATCTGTTTTATGAGCTGGGGAGCAATTTTAACTTTGGCGACGTGATGACGCTTCTATGCGCCATCTTCTTTGCCATGCAGATAGTGTTCCTGGACCGGGCAAGCCGCCGCATAAACTTTAAGGCGCTTACATTCCTGCAGCTTTCTGCTACTTCAATGCTTGCGCTGCTGCTTGCATTTGCGCTTTCGGCAATGGGCGTTGAACCGGTGCGTGCGGAGTTCACGGGCTCACTCATAGGCGGGCTTGCCTATACGGCCTTTCTTGCCACATTTATTACAATGACAGTCCAGACTAGATTCCAGAAGGAAGTAAGCCCTACGAAGGCCGGAATTATTTATTCTTTTGAGCCTTTATTCTCTGCTGTTTTTGCATTTTTTGCTCTTTCAGAGCGCTTCACGCTTTTCAGTTTTATTGGATGCGCGCTCATTTTCTCGGGACTTTTAGCCTCAGAACTTCTTGAAAAAAGGAGCTCAAAATCCAAAGCTGAAGAGAAAGCGGAGGATGAGGAAGTAAGCCTTGAGAAGAACGGATTTTAA